From the genome of Seriola aureovittata isolate HTS-2021-v1 ecotype China chromosome 6, ASM2101889v1, whole genome shotgun sequence, one region includes:
- the abl2 gene encoding tyrosine-protein kinase ABL2 isoform X3: protein MLLRCLQASSSFEEEWAALSGRQRHTGFKQGTKPGQTEALHRPFGLDSAALTEAVRWSSKENLLGAAESDPNLFVALYDFVASGDNTLSITKGEKLRVLGYNQNGEWSEVRSKNGQGWVPSNYITPVNSLEKHSWYHGPVSRSAAEYLLSSLINGSFLVRESESSPGQLSISLRYEGRVYHYRINTASDGKVYVTSESRFATLAELVHHHSTVADGLVTTLHYPAPKCNKPTVYGVSPIHDKWEMERTDITMKHKLGGGQYGEVYVGVWKKYNLTVAVKTLKEDTMEVEEFLKEAAVMKEVKHPNLVQLLGVCTLEPPFYIVTEYMPHGNLLDYLRECDKEEVNAVVLLYMATQISSAMEYLEKKNFIHRDLAARNCLVGENHVVKVADFGLSRLMTGDTYTAHAGAKFPIKWTAPESLAYNTFSIKSDVWAFGVLLWEIATYGMSPYPGIDLSQVYDLLEKGYRMEQPEGCPPKVYELMRACWQWSPLDRPSFAEIHQAFETMFHDSSISEEVAEELCKTASSGHCGPLHSFSHDMPLLPSKSRTLHKHTENKENIEGGLDGRTDHGTHSHSGWASLLGGDGRSGSSPALPRKQQPRDKSPSSLLEDAQDMGTFTRDRKTGFFSSFIKKKSSSSSSSSPSSQLQQNLPTPPKRSSSFREMETQPHKKYEPTADFSAPPPLPQSDSLGGFSASPSHSHGEPTQTQSRCCGAAFGQKPSSGGLGSQVTSGSSWGGLAGFFTPRLIKKTLGLRTGKTTSSEDGGSIVGGPKPFPRSNSTSSMSAGLPDLERMALTLPRNRSAKPPLERTASTTSQPENGAARPSETLLRRMDEGTAQIRERPKAKLLPRGTAVGVRAPGVGGEVGESDSLSRVRESREESGGGLDRQQSWSSPSKTSSSSASSAAPTHNHKVPVLISPTLKHSPADVHLVGLDSQGNRFKLLSEHQADRDRPRLVKPKCAPPPPPTLRSLQHSYSGDGEEQVGGAPVEVNGDTLKGHRSGRMSGGATTGRPSVPPPQVPPGSSSSFSSSSATNNTTPTKMANGATTTASSSHTAPSASSKVALRRTRQQAERVPLERVSREALLECAECLSSALHASSESPSSSQVLDAGHQLLDYCSGYVDCIPQMRNKFAFREAVGKLELSLQELRASSSGGGLSNMGPNTVLDNLHSCIKEISDVVQR, encoded by the exons ATGCTTTTGAGGTGCCTGCAGGCAAGCAGCAGTTTTGAGGAGGAGTGGGCGGCTCTGAGCGGCCGTCAGCGCCACACTGGGTTCAAGCAAGGGACTAAGCctggacagacag AAGCTCTCCACCGGCCATTCGGCCTGGACTCGGCGGCGCTGACGGAGGCGGTGCGCTGGAGCTCCAAGGAGAACCTACTGGGGGCTGCCGAGAGCGACCCTAACCTCTTCGTTGCACTTTATGACTTTGTCGCCAGCGGAGACAACACGCTCAGCATTACCAAAG GTGAGAAGCTGCGTGTGCTGGGCTACAACCAGAATGGAGAGTGGAGTGAAGTGCGCTCCAAGAACGGCCAGGGTTGGGTGCCCTCCAACTACATCACACCAGTCAACAGTCTGGAGAAGCATAGCTGGTACCACGGGCCCGTGTCTCGCAGCGCCGCAGAGTACCTGCTCTCATCCCTCATCAACGGGAGTTTTCTAGTCCGGGAAAGCGAGAGCAGCCCCGGACAGTTGTCCATATCTCTGCGCTATGAGGGGAGAGTCTACCACTACCGGATCAACACAGCCTCTGATGGAAAG GTTTATGTGACTTCTGAGAGCCGTTTTGCCACCCTGGCCGAGCTGGTCCACCACCACTCCACTGTCGCCGATGGCCTGGTCACCACATTGCACTACCCAGCACCCAAATGTAACAAGCCCACAGTGTACGGTGTGTCACCCATCCATGACAAGTGGGAGATGGAGCGCACAGACATCACCATGAAGCACAAGCTGGGAGGAGGCCAGTATGGGGAGGTGTACGTGGGAGTGTGGAAAAAGTACAACCTCACAGTGGCTGTCAAAACACTCAAG GAGGACACCATGGAAGTTGAAGAATTTCTGAAAGAAGCAGCAGTTATGAAGGAGGTTAAACACCCGAACCTCGTTCAGCTACTag GTGTGTGTACATTGGAGCCTCCATTTTATATCGTGACTGAGTACATGCCACACGGCAACCTACTGGACTACTTGAGAGAGTGTGACAAAGAAGAGGTGAACGCTGTGGTCCTGCTCTACATGGCCACACAGATCTCCTCTGCCATGGAATACCTGGAAAAGAAGAACTTCATACACAG GGATCTTGCAGCGAGGAACTGCCTGGTCGGCGAGAATCATGTTGTGAAGGTTGCAGATTTCGGCTTGAGCAGGTTGATGACTGGTGACACCTACACTGCCCACGCTGGGGCCAAATTCCCCATTAAATGGACTGCACCTGAGAGCCTTGCATACAACACCTTCTCCATCAAGTCTGATGTCTGGG CATTTGGGGTGCTGCTGTGGGAAATTGCCACATACGGCATGTCTCCATACCCAGGCATTGACCTGTCTCAGGTCTATGACCTCCTGGAGAAAGGATACCGTATGGAACAGCCTGAAGGATGTCCACCGAAAGTCTATGAACTCATGAGAGCAT GCTGGCAGTGGAGCCCATTAGACAGGCCTTCATTTGCAGAGATCCACCAAGCCTTCGAAACCATGTTTCATGACTCCAGCATCTCTGAAG AGGTAGCAGAGGAGCTCTGCAAGACGGCCTCCTCTGGTCACTGCGGACCATTGCATTCTTTCAGTCATGACATGCCCCTTTTGCCCTCCAAATCTCGCACACTCCACAAgcacacagaaaacaaggaaaacatCGAGGGTGGACTGGACGGGCGCACTGACCACGGCACGCACAGCCACTCAG GCTGGGCTTCTTTGCTGGGAGGCGATGGCCGATCAGGCAGCTCTCCTGCTCTGCCCAGAAAACAGCAGCCACGAGATAAATCTCCCAGCAGCCTTTTAGAGGATGCACAGGATATGGGCACATTTACACGAGACCGCAAAACTGGCTTTTTTAGTTCCTTCATAAAGAAGaaatcttcctcttcttcttcatcctcaccaTCCTCCCAGCTCCAACAGAACCTTCCAACGCCACCCAAGAGGAGCAGCTCTTTCCGGGAGATGGAGACACAGCCTCACAAGAAATATGAACCCACTGCTGATTTCagtgctcctcctcctttgcCCCAGTCTGACAGTTTAGGTGgcttctctgcctctccttcccACTCCCACGGGGAACCCACCCAGACTCAGTCACGCTGTTGTGGGGCTGCTTTCGGACAGAAACCCTCTAGTGGAGGCCTTGGTTCACAGGTGACAAGTGGCAGCAGTTGGGGTGGTTTGGCAGGTTTTTTTACGCCTAGACTCATTAAAAAGACCCTGGGGCTACGGACAGGAAAGACGACCTCTTCAGAGGACGGTGGAAGTATAGTTGGAGGGCCTAAACCCTTCCCTAGGTCCAATTCTACCTCCTCTATGTCAGCTGGGCTGCCAGATCTGGAGCGCATGGCTCTAACTTTACCCAGGAACCGCAGTGCTAAACCCCCTCTGGAGAGGACTGCCTCCACAACCTCCCAGCCAGAGAATGGGGCTGCACGGCCCTCAGAAACTCTGCTGAGAAGGATGGATGAGGGGACCGCACAGATCAGGGAAAGGCCCAAAGCCAAGCTACTACCCCGGGGCACTGCTGTAGGGGTGAGGGCACCAGGAGTagggggggaggtgggggaatCGGACAGTCTCTCACGGGTCAGGGAGAGTAGAgaggagagtgggggggggctGGACAGGCAGCAGAGTTGGTCCTCTCCCTCTAAGACTTCTAGTTCGAGTGCTTCCTCAGCTGCACCAACTCACAACCACAAAGTTCCAGTCCTGATCTCCCCCACGCTGAAGCACAGCCCAGCTGATGTGCACCTAGTCGGGCTAGACTCTCAGGGGAACCGCTTCAAACTGCTGTCTGAGCACCAAGCAGACCGGGACAGGCCGCGACTTGTAAAACCCAAGtgtgctcctcctccacctcccactCTGCGCAGCCTGCAACACTCCTACAGCGGTGATGGAGAGGAGCAAGTAGGAGGCGCACCCGTGGAAGTGAACGGAGACACGTtaaaaggtcacaggtcaggCCGAATGTCAGGAGGAGCGACGACGGGCAGACCGTCTGTGCCACCACCACAAGTGCCTCCTggatcttcctcctccttttcctcttcttctgccaCCAACAACACGACTCCCACCAAAATGGCCAACGGAGCAACCACCACTGCCTCGTCCTCACACACAGCACCATCTGCCAGTTCCAAAGTGGCACTGCGGCGAACCAGGCAGCAGGCGGAGAGGGTACCTCTGGAGCGGGTAAGCCGTGAGGCCCTGCTGGAGTGCGCTGAGTGCCTGAGCAGCGCCCTCCACGCCAGCTCCGAAAGCCCCTCCAGCAGCCAGGTGCTGGACGCTGGCCACCAGCTGCTAGACTACTGCTCAGGTTATGTGGACTGCATCCCTCAGATGAGGAACAAATTTGCCTTCCGAGAGGCAGTGGGGAAGCTGGAGCTCAGCCTGCAGGAACTGAGGGCCTCGTCTTCGGGAGGAGGACTGAGCAATATGGGGCCCAACACTGTACTGGACAACCTGCACAGCTGTATTAAAGAGATTAGTGACGTAGTACAGAGGTAG
- the abl2 gene encoding tyrosine-protein kinase ABL2 isoform X1, whose protein sequence is MGQQVGRVGEGTSTGLQPPQPHASQPHQGKGNRGSGAGRRPREPGSSTGTPPGRTAAVNVPDPGINIFTLHSEALHRPFGLDSAALTEAVRWSSKENLLGAAESDPNLFVALYDFVASGDNTLSITKGEKLRVLGYNQNGEWSEVRSKNGQGWVPSNYITPVNSLEKHSWYHGPVSRSAAEYLLSSLINGSFLVRESESSPGQLSISLRYEGRVYHYRINTASDGKVYVTSESRFATLAELVHHHSTVADGLVTTLHYPAPKCNKPTVYGVSPIHDKWEMERTDITMKHKLGGGQYGEVYVGVWKKYNLTVAVKTLKEDTMEVEEFLKEAAVMKEVKHPNLVQLLGVCTLEPPFYIVTEYMPHGNLLDYLRECDKEEVNAVVLLYMATQISSAMEYLEKKNFIHRDLAARNCLVGENHVVKVADFGLSRLMTGDTYTAHAGAKFPIKWTAPESLAYNTFSIKSDVWAFGVLLWEIATYGMSPYPGIDLSQVYDLLEKGYRMEQPEGCPPKVYELMRACWQWSPLDRPSFAEIHQAFETMFHDSSISEEVAEELCKTASSGHCGPLHSFSHDMPLLPSKSRTLHKHTENKENIEGGLDGRTDHGTHSHSGWASLLGGDGRSGSSPALPRKQQPRDKSPSSLLEDAQDMGTFTRDRKTGFFSSFIKKKSSSSSSSSPSSQLQQNLPTPPKRSSSFREMETQPHKKYEPTADFSAPPPLPQSDSLGGFSASPSHSHGEPTQTQSRCCGAAFGQKPSSGGLGSQVTSGSSWGGLAGFFTPRLIKKTLGLRTGKTTSSEDGGSIVGGPKPFPRSNSTSSMSAGLPDLERMALTLPRNRSAKPPLERTASTTSQPENGAARPSETLLRRMDEGTAQIRERPKAKLLPRGTAVGVRAPGVGGEVGESDSLSRVRESREESGGGLDRQQSWSSPSKTSSSSASSAAPTHNHKVPVLISPTLKHSPADVHLVGLDSQGNRFKLLSEHQADRDRPRLVKPKCAPPPPPTLRSLQHSYSGDGEEQVGGAPVEVNGDTLKGHRSGRMSGGATTGRPSVPPPQVPPGSSSSFSSSSATNNTTPTKMANGATTTASSSHTAPSASSKVALRRTRQQAERVPLERVSREALLECAECLSSALHASSESPSSSQVLDAGHQLLDYCSGYVDCIPQMRNKFAFREAVGKLELSLQELRASSSGGGLSNMGPNTVLDNLHSCIKEISDVVQR, encoded by the exons AAGCTCTCCACCGGCCATTCGGCCTGGACTCGGCGGCGCTGACGGAGGCGGTGCGCTGGAGCTCCAAGGAGAACCTACTGGGGGCTGCCGAGAGCGACCCTAACCTCTTCGTTGCACTTTATGACTTTGTCGCCAGCGGAGACAACACGCTCAGCATTACCAAAG GTGAGAAGCTGCGTGTGCTGGGCTACAACCAGAATGGAGAGTGGAGTGAAGTGCGCTCCAAGAACGGCCAGGGTTGGGTGCCCTCCAACTACATCACACCAGTCAACAGTCTGGAGAAGCATAGCTGGTACCACGGGCCCGTGTCTCGCAGCGCCGCAGAGTACCTGCTCTCATCCCTCATCAACGGGAGTTTTCTAGTCCGGGAAAGCGAGAGCAGCCCCGGACAGTTGTCCATATCTCTGCGCTATGAGGGGAGAGTCTACCACTACCGGATCAACACAGCCTCTGATGGAAAG GTTTATGTGACTTCTGAGAGCCGTTTTGCCACCCTGGCCGAGCTGGTCCACCACCACTCCACTGTCGCCGATGGCCTGGTCACCACATTGCACTACCCAGCACCCAAATGTAACAAGCCCACAGTGTACGGTGTGTCACCCATCCATGACAAGTGGGAGATGGAGCGCACAGACATCACCATGAAGCACAAGCTGGGAGGAGGCCAGTATGGGGAGGTGTACGTGGGAGTGTGGAAAAAGTACAACCTCACAGTGGCTGTCAAAACACTCAAG GAGGACACCATGGAAGTTGAAGAATTTCTGAAAGAAGCAGCAGTTATGAAGGAGGTTAAACACCCGAACCTCGTTCAGCTACTag GTGTGTGTACATTGGAGCCTCCATTTTATATCGTGACTGAGTACATGCCACACGGCAACCTACTGGACTACTTGAGAGAGTGTGACAAAGAAGAGGTGAACGCTGTGGTCCTGCTCTACATGGCCACACAGATCTCCTCTGCCATGGAATACCTGGAAAAGAAGAACTTCATACACAG GGATCTTGCAGCGAGGAACTGCCTGGTCGGCGAGAATCATGTTGTGAAGGTTGCAGATTTCGGCTTGAGCAGGTTGATGACTGGTGACACCTACACTGCCCACGCTGGGGCCAAATTCCCCATTAAATGGACTGCACCTGAGAGCCTTGCATACAACACCTTCTCCATCAAGTCTGATGTCTGGG CATTTGGGGTGCTGCTGTGGGAAATTGCCACATACGGCATGTCTCCATACCCAGGCATTGACCTGTCTCAGGTCTATGACCTCCTGGAGAAAGGATACCGTATGGAACAGCCTGAAGGATGTCCACCGAAAGTCTATGAACTCATGAGAGCAT GCTGGCAGTGGAGCCCATTAGACAGGCCTTCATTTGCAGAGATCCACCAAGCCTTCGAAACCATGTTTCATGACTCCAGCATCTCTGAAG AGGTAGCAGAGGAGCTCTGCAAGACGGCCTCCTCTGGTCACTGCGGACCATTGCATTCTTTCAGTCATGACATGCCCCTTTTGCCCTCCAAATCTCGCACACTCCACAAgcacacagaaaacaaggaaaacatCGAGGGTGGACTGGACGGGCGCACTGACCACGGCACGCACAGCCACTCAG GCTGGGCTTCTTTGCTGGGAGGCGATGGCCGATCAGGCAGCTCTCCTGCTCTGCCCAGAAAACAGCAGCCACGAGATAAATCTCCCAGCAGCCTTTTAGAGGATGCACAGGATATGGGCACATTTACACGAGACCGCAAAACTGGCTTTTTTAGTTCCTTCATAAAGAAGaaatcttcctcttcttcttcatcctcaccaTCCTCCCAGCTCCAACAGAACCTTCCAACGCCACCCAAGAGGAGCAGCTCTTTCCGGGAGATGGAGACACAGCCTCACAAGAAATATGAACCCACTGCTGATTTCagtgctcctcctcctttgcCCCAGTCTGACAGTTTAGGTGgcttctctgcctctccttcccACTCCCACGGGGAACCCACCCAGACTCAGTCACGCTGTTGTGGGGCTGCTTTCGGACAGAAACCCTCTAGTGGAGGCCTTGGTTCACAGGTGACAAGTGGCAGCAGTTGGGGTGGTTTGGCAGGTTTTTTTACGCCTAGACTCATTAAAAAGACCCTGGGGCTACGGACAGGAAAGACGACCTCTTCAGAGGACGGTGGAAGTATAGTTGGAGGGCCTAAACCCTTCCCTAGGTCCAATTCTACCTCCTCTATGTCAGCTGGGCTGCCAGATCTGGAGCGCATGGCTCTAACTTTACCCAGGAACCGCAGTGCTAAACCCCCTCTGGAGAGGACTGCCTCCACAACCTCCCAGCCAGAGAATGGGGCTGCACGGCCCTCAGAAACTCTGCTGAGAAGGATGGATGAGGGGACCGCACAGATCAGGGAAAGGCCCAAAGCCAAGCTACTACCCCGGGGCACTGCTGTAGGGGTGAGGGCACCAGGAGTagggggggaggtgggggaatCGGACAGTCTCTCACGGGTCAGGGAGAGTAGAgaggagagtgggggggggctGGACAGGCAGCAGAGTTGGTCCTCTCCCTCTAAGACTTCTAGTTCGAGTGCTTCCTCAGCTGCACCAACTCACAACCACAAAGTTCCAGTCCTGATCTCCCCCACGCTGAAGCACAGCCCAGCTGATGTGCACCTAGTCGGGCTAGACTCTCAGGGGAACCGCTTCAAACTGCTGTCTGAGCACCAAGCAGACCGGGACAGGCCGCGACTTGTAAAACCCAAGtgtgctcctcctccacctcccactCTGCGCAGCCTGCAACACTCCTACAGCGGTGATGGAGAGGAGCAAGTAGGAGGCGCACCCGTGGAAGTGAACGGAGACACGTtaaaaggtcacaggtcaggCCGAATGTCAGGAGGAGCGACGACGGGCAGACCGTCTGTGCCACCACCACAAGTGCCTCCTggatcttcctcctccttttcctcttcttctgccaCCAACAACACGACTCCCACCAAAATGGCCAACGGAGCAACCACCACTGCCTCGTCCTCACACACAGCACCATCTGCCAGTTCCAAAGTGGCACTGCGGCGAACCAGGCAGCAGGCGGAGAGGGTACCTCTGGAGCGGGTAAGCCGTGAGGCCCTGCTGGAGTGCGCTGAGTGCCTGAGCAGCGCCCTCCACGCCAGCTCCGAAAGCCCCTCCAGCAGCCAGGTGCTGGACGCTGGCCACCAGCTGCTAGACTACTGCTCAGGTTATGTGGACTGCATCCCTCAGATGAGGAACAAATTTGCCTTCCGAGAGGCAGTGGGGAAGCTGGAGCTCAGCCTGCAGGAACTGAGGGCCTCGTCTTCGGGAGGAGGACTGAGCAATATGGGGCCCAACACTGTACTGGACAACCTGCACAGCTGTATTAAAGAGATTAGTGACGTAGTACAGAGGTAG
- the abl2 gene encoding tyrosine-protein kinase ABL2 isoform X2 — translation MGQQVGRVGEGTSTGLQPPQPHASQPHQGKGNRGSGAGRRPREPGSSTGTPPGRTAAVNVPDPGINIFTLHSALHRPFGLDSAALTEAVRWSSKENLLGAAESDPNLFVALYDFVASGDNTLSITKGEKLRVLGYNQNGEWSEVRSKNGQGWVPSNYITPVNSLEKHSWYHGPVSRSAAEYLLSSLINGSFLVRESESSPGQLSISLRYEGRVYHYRINTASDGKVYVTSESRFATLAELVHHHSTVADGLVTTLHYPAPKCNKPTVYGVSPIHDKWEMERTDITMKHKLGGGQYGEVYVGVWKKYNLTVAVKTLKEDTMEVEEFLKEAAVMKEVKHPNLVQLLGVCTLEPPFYIVTEYMPHGNLLDYLRECDKEEVNAVVLLYMATQISSAMEYLEKKNFIHRDLAARNCLVGENHVVKVADFGLSRLMTGDTYTAHAGAKFPIKWTAPESLAYNTFSIKSDVWAFGVLLWEIATYGMSPYPGIDLSQVYDLLEKGYRMEQPEGCPPKVYELMRACWQWSPLDRPSFAEIHQAFETMFHDSSISEEVAEELCKTASSGHCGPLHSFSHDMPLLPSKSRTLHKHTENKENIEGGLDGRTDHGTHSHSGWASLLGGDGRSGSSPALPRKQQPRDKSPSSLLEDAQDMGTFTRDRKTGFFSSFIKKKSSSSSSSSPSSQLQQNLPTPPKRSSSFREMETQPHKKYEPTADFSAPPPLPQSDSLGGFSASPSHSHGEPTQTQSRCCGAAFGQKPSSGGLGSQVTSGSSWGGLAGFFTPRLIKKTLGLRTGKTTSSEDGGSIVGGPKPFPRSNSTSSMSAGLPDLERMALTLPRNRSAKPPLERTASTTSQPENGAARPSETLLRRMDEGTAQIRERPKAKLLPRGTAVGVRAPGVGGEVGESDSLSRVRESREESGGGLDRQQSWSSPSKTSSSSASSAAPTHNHKVPVLISPTLKHSPADVHLVGLDSQGNRFKLLSEHQADRDRPRLVKPKCAPPPPPTLRSLQHSYSGDGEEQVGGAPVEVNGDTLKGHRSGRMSGGATTGRPSVPPPQVPPGSSSSFSSSSATNNTTPTKMANGATTTASSSHTAPSASSKVALRRTRQQAERVPLERVSREALLECAECLSSALHASSESPSSSQVLDAGHQLLDYCSGYVDCIPQMRNKFAFREAVGKLELSLQELRASSSGGGLSNMGPNTVLDNLHSCIKEISDVVQR, via the exons CTCTCCACCGGCCATTCGGCCTGGACTCGGCGGCGCTGACGGAGGCGGTGCGCTGGAGCTCCAAGGAGAACCTACTGGGGGCTGCCGAGAGCGACCCTAACCTCTTCGTTGCACTTTATGACTTTGTCGCCAGCGGAGACAACACGCTCAGCATTACCAAAG GTGAGAAGCTGCGTGTGCTGGGCTACAACCAGAATGGAGAGTGGAGTGAAGTGCGCTCCAAGAACGGCCAGGGTTGGGTGCCCTCCAACTACATCACACCAGTCAACAGTCTGGAGAAGCATAGCTGGTACCACGGGCCCGTGTCTCGCAGCGCCGCAGAGTACCTGCTCTCATCCCTCATCAACGGGAGTTTTCTAGTCCGGGAAAGCGAGAGCAGCCCCGGACAGTTGTCCATATCTCTGCGCTATGAGGGGAGAGTCTACCACTACCGGATCAACACAGCCTCTGATGGAAAG GTTTATGTGACTTCTGAGAGCCGTTTTGCCACCCTGGCCGAGCTGGTCCACCACCACTCCACTGTCGCCGATGGCCTGGTCACCACATTGCACTACCCAGCACCCAAATGTAACAAGCCCACAGTGTACGGTGTGTCACCCATCCATGACAAGTGGGAGATGGAGCGCACAGACATCACCATGAAGCACAAGCTGGGAGGAGGCCAGTATGGGGAGGTGTACGTGGGAGTGTGGAAAAAGTACAACCTCACAGTGGCTGTCAAAACACTCAAG GAGGACACCATGGAAGTTGAAGAATTTCTGAAAGAAGCAGCAGTTATGAAGGAGGTTAAACACCCGAACCTCGTTCAGCTACTag GTGTGTGTACATTGGAGCCTCCATTTTATATCGTGACTGAGTACATGCCACACGGCAACCTACTGGACTACTTGAGAGAGTGTGACAAAGAAGAGGTGAACGCTGTGGTCCTGCTCTACATGGCCACACAGATCTCCTCTGCCATGGAATACCTGGAAAAGAAGAACTTCATACACAG GGATCTTGCAGCGAGGAACTGCCTGGTCGGCGAGAATCATGTTGTGAAGGTTGCAGATTTCGGCTTGAGCAGGTTGATGACTGGTGACACCTACACTGCCCACGCTGGGGCCAAATTCCCCATTAAATGGACTGCACCTGAGAGCCTTGCATACAACACCTTCTCCATCAAGTCTGATGTCTGGG CATTTGGGGTGCTGCTGTGGGAAATTGCCACATACGGCATGTCTCCATACCCAGGCATTGACCTGTCTCAGGTCTATGACCTCCTGGAGAAAGGATACCGTATGGAACAGCCTGAAGGATGTCCACCGAAAGTCTATGAACTCATGAGAGCAT GCTGGCAGTGGAGCCCATTAGACAGGCCTTCATTTGCAGAGATCCACCAAGCCTTCGAAACCATGTTTCATGACTCCAGCATCTCTGAAG AGGTAGCAGAGGAGCTCTGCAAGACGGCCTCCTCTGGTCACTGCGGACCATTGCATTCTTTCAGTCATGACATGCCCCTTTTGCCCTCCAAATCTCGCACACTCCACAAgcacacagaaaacaaggaaaacatCGAGGGTGGACTGGACGGGCGCACTGACCACGGCACGCACAGCCACTCAG GCTGGGCTTCTTTGCTGGGAGGCGATGGCCGATCAGGCAGCTCTCCTGCTCTGCCCAGAAAACAGCAGCCACGAGATAAATCTCCCAGCAGCCTTTTAGAGGATGCACAGGATATGGGCACATTTACACGAGACCGCAAAACTGGCTTTTTTAGTTCCTTCATAAAGAAGaaatcttcctcttcttcttcatcctcaccaTCCTCCCAGCTCCAACAGAACCTTCCAACGCCACCCAAGAGGAGCAGCTCTTTCCGGGAGATGGAGACACAGCCTCACAAGAAATATGAACCCACTGCTGATTTCagtgctcctcctcctttgcCCCAGTCTGACAGTTTAGGTGgcttctctgcctctccttcccACTCCCACGGGGAACCCACCCAGACTCAGTCACGCTGTTGTGGGGCTGCTTTCGGACAGAAACCCTCTAGTGGAGGCCTTGGTTCACAGGTGACAAGTGGCAGCAGTTGGGGTGGTTTGGCAGGTTTTTTTACGCCTAGACTCATTAAAAAGACCCTGGGGCTACGGACAGGAAAGACGACCTCTTCAGAGGACGGTGGAAGTATAGTTGGAGGGCCTAAACCCTTCCCTAGGTCCAATTCTACCTCCTCTATGTCAGCTGGGCTGCCAGATCTGGAGCGCATGGCTCTAACTTTACCCAGGAACCGCAGTGCTAAACCCCCTCTGGAGAGGACTGCCTCCACAACCTCCCAGCCAGAGAATGGGGCTGCACGGCCCTCAGAAACTCTGCTGAGAAGGATGGATGAGGGGACCGCACAGATCAGGGAAAGGCCCAAAGCCAAGCTACTACCCCGGGGCACTGCTGTAGGGGTGAGGGCACCAGGAGTagggggggaggtgggggaatCGGACAGTCTCTCACGGGTCAGGGAGAGTAGAgaggagagtgggggggggctGGACAGGCAGCAGAGTTGGTCCTCTCCCTCTAAGACTTCTAGTTCGAGTGCTTCCTCAGCTGCACCAACTCACAACCACAAAGTTCCAGTCCTGATCTCCCCCACGCTGAAGCACAGCCCAGCTGATGTGCACCTAGTCGGGCTAGACTCTCAGGGGAACCGCTTCAAACTGCTGTCTGAGCACCAAGCAGACCGGGACAGGCCGCGACTTGTAAAACCCAAGtgtgctcctcctccacctcccactCTGCGCAGCCTGCAACACTCCTACAGCGGTGATGGAGAGGAGCAAGTAGGAGGCGCACCCGTGGAAGTGAACGGAGACACGTtaaaaggtcacaggtcaggCCGAATGTCAGGAGGAGCGACGACGGGCAGACCGTCTGTGCCACCACCACAAGTGCCTCCTggatcttcctcctccttttcctcttcttctgccaCCAACAACACGACTCCCACCAAAATGGCCAACGGAGCAACCACCACTGCCTCGTCCTCACACACAGCACCATCTGCCAGTTCCAAAGTGGCACTGCGGCGAACCAGGCAGCAGGCGGAGAGGGTACCTCTGGAGCGGGTAAGCCGTGAGGCCCTGCTGGAGTGCGCTGAGTGCCTGAGCAGCGCCCTCCACGCCAGCTCCGAAAGCCCCTCCAGCAGCCAGGTGCTGGACGCTGGCCACCAGCTGCTAGACTACTGCTCAGGTTATGTGGACTGCATCCCTCAGATGAGGAACAAATTTGCCTTCCGAGAGGCAGTGGGGAAGCTGGAGCTCAGCCTGCAGGAACTGAGGGCCTCGTCTTCGGGAGGAGGACTGAGCAATATGGGGCCCAACACTGTACTGGACAACCTGCACAGCTGTATTAAAGAGATTAGTGACGTAGTACAGAGGTAG